TCGTACGCGACGGCCTCGCAGCCGGCGTCGAGCAGCGCCTTGAGCGTCGCGAGACCGGCTGCTCCTGCGCCGATCACGGCGACACGGCGGGGAGGGGCCATGGCTTTTCTCCTCGGACGTTGTGGCGCTCGCCAAACCGTAGGGCCTGCTCCACCGGGCTGGACATGGGCCACGGCACGCGGTTCGGGGCCGAGGTTGTGGGCCGCCACAACGGCGGGCAGCATGAGCGGAATGGACGCACCTGACAGCTGGACGGCGGTGATCGACCTCATCGAGCGGGTCGTGGGCGAGGAGGACCTGCTCCCCTCGGTGATCGCCGGGGTCCGCACGGCGGTACGGGAGGTCGCGGCGCTGCCCCCGTCCGACATCGCCGGGCACACCCGCGCGCTCCTGGCGGCGGCGACCCGGGCGCTGGCCGCCCGTCGCGGCCCCACCGAGGCCGAGTTGTCGTTCGTGGAGGAGCTCGGCGTCACCCGCGCCCGGCAGGGCATACCGATCGAGGCGGTGCTCGCCGCCGTCCACGTCGCCGAGCGCGCGATCTGGGCGCGGGCCCGGGAGCTCGCCCGCGCCGAGGGGGTCGGACCCGACCGGCTGCTGGATGCGCGGGAGCTGTACGACGACTGGGCCGAGACGGTCCGGTCCCGGCTGATCACATCCCACCGGGCCACGAGGGCGGGCGCGGACCCGCTGCCGGGCGACCGGGACGCGGCCATCCTGCGGCGGCTGCTGCAGGGCGGCTCGGCGGCCGCACTGGCGGTCGCCGAAGCGGGCCTGCCGGCCACCGGCGGACTGTGGGTGCTCGTCGCCCGGCCCGGCGCCGCCGTCCCGGTGGAGCGGGCTCTGCGAGAGCATCCGCCGGTCCTGTGCGCGATCGTGAACGACCTGCTCGTCGGCGTCCTTCCTCGGACGCCCTCCCGCGCGGTCGCCGCGGCCGGGATCACGGCCGGGCTCGCCGGCCCCGCCGAGCCGGAGGAACTGGCCCCGGTGCGGCGCCTGGCGGCCGCCGCCCTGGCCGCCGCCGAGTCGACCGGGCGGACGGGCGCGGTCCACATCGCCGACGTGGCACCGCTGGCCGCGCTCACCGAACGGCCGGACCTCGCCGCGGTGCTGCTCGACCGCCACCGGTCCTCCTGGGCCGCGCTCGGATCCGGCGCCGAGCCGGTGGCGCGCGCCGTCCTCGCCTGGCTGGAGAGCGACCGCGACGTCACCGCCGCTGCCGGGACACTGTTCGTGCACCCCAACACGGTGCGCAACCGGATCCAGCGTTTCACCGAAGTGACCGGCATCGACCCGTTCAGCACCTTCGGCGCCATGAACGGCTGGTGGCTCTGCCGCACCTGGCTCAAGGAAGCGACATGAGTCGCCAGGCACCTCCGGGATCCAGGCGCTCTGACCGGCCGGCGAACGTCAGCACGTCAGGGACGATGCCGGCCTTCCAGCTTGGCGGGGTTCAGCACGATCCAGACTGCGATGACCTCGTCGCCCGCCGTGCTCACGCTGACCACCGCCACCTTCCGTCCTTCGCGGCGCAGGACGAGGCCGGTGCGGCCGTTGACGGACCCGACGGTCACGGCGGTACGGGGGCGGCCCGACAGCAGAGCCGTGATGAACCGGGCCACGGCGTCCGCACCGTGGGTGGGATGGACCGCGGCGCGCAGGTTGCCGCCGCCGTCGCTGACCACGATCGCGTCGGCGGCCAGGACGGCCATCAGCGCGGCCGTGTCCCCCGCGCCGCAGGCCGCCGCGAACCGCCGAGCGATCCGATCATGCCTCCGCAGCATCGCACGGTCGGGAACGTCCCGCCCCGGCCGCGGTCGGCCCTCGGCGAGGTCGGGCGTGCTGGACGGGGCCGGACGGCGAATCGGACTCCCCTCGACGGCGGGATCCCGGTCGCCGGCCGTGGAACCGAAGGGGGCCGAGGCGGTGGGGAGGGCCGGATCGCCGGGGACGGCCGCGGCGATGGAGGCGATCAGTTCCAGGCAGATGCCTCCCGCCACCCGCGTCAGCCAGGCCCGGGGCAGCGCGATGGCGGCGCGTTCGCGGTCGTCGAGGACGTACCAGCGACGGTAGGTCTCCTGGACGATCTCCTCGGCCGCGGCGGCGGAGCCGAACATCCAGGTGGCGATGTCCACCAGGTGCCGCCGTTCGTCGAGCATCTCCGCGAGCGAGGCGAGGGCGCCGGCGTCCGGGCCGGTCATGGACGGCCGTCGTCAACGCCGCGGCCACCGCTCCCAGCGCCGCTGCGGGACGGGGGCTCCGGGGAGCGGGAGGCGTCCTTGGGCCGTTCCCCGGTGGTGGAACGGTCCGCGTGACCGCCGGCCGTCCGGATCGTGGGCATGTCGTCCTCACCTCTTCACCGTCGCCAGCCAAGACCGGACAGCTCACCGATCTGTGACCCTCGCTCCCCTACCTGGTCTGGTCGGTCGGGCGGACGAGGATCTCGTTGACGGCGACGTGCTCGGGCTGGGTGACCGCGTACACGACGGCGTTGGCGATGTCCTCGGGCTGAAGGGTGCGCATGGCGGCGGCCATGTCCCGTGCGAGGGCCCGCATCGCGGGATCTGTGTTGTGGCTGATCAGTTCGGTCGCGACGAAGCCGGGTTCGACGACCACCACGCGAACGCCCTGGGCCGTGACC
The sequence above is a segment of the Actinomadura coerulea genome. Coding sequences within it:
- a CDS encoding nuclear transport factor 2 family protein: MTGPDAGALASLAEMLDERRHLVDIATWMFGSAAAAEEIVQETYRRWYVLDDRERAAIALPRAWLTRVAGGICLELIASIAAAVPGDPALPTASAPFGSTAGDRDPAVEGSPIRRPAPSSTPDLAEGRPRPGRDVPDRAMLRRHDRIARRFAAACGAGDTAALMAVLAADAIVVSDGGGNLRAAVHPTHGADAVARFITALLSGRPRTAVTVGSVNGRTGLVLRREGRKVAVVSVSTAGDEVIAVWIVLNPAKLEGRHRP
- a CDS encoding helix-turn-helix domain-containing protein; protein product: MDAPDSWTAVIDLIERVVGEEDLLPSVIAGVRTAVREVAALPPSDIAGHTRALLAAATRALAARRGPTEAELSFVEELGVTRARQGIPIEAVLAAVHVAERAIWARARELARAEGVGPDRLLDARELYDDWAETVRSRLITSHRATRAGADPLPGDRDAAILRRLLQGGSAAALAVAEAGLPATGGLWVLVARPGAAVPVERALREHPPVLCAIVNDLLVGVLPRTPSRAVAAAGITAGLAGPAEPEELAPVRRLAAAALAAAESTGRTGAVHIADVAPLAALTERPDLAAVLLDRHRSSWAALGSGAEPVARAVLAWLESDRDVTAAAGTLFVHPNTVRNRIQRFTEVTGIDPFSTFGAMNGWWLCRTWLKEAT